The following coding sequences lie in one Loxodonta africana isolate mLoxAfr1 chromosome X, mLoxAfr1.hap2, whole genome shotgun sequence genomic window:
- the SPIN4 gene encoding spindlin-4, with translation MSPPTVPPMGVDGVSAYLMKKRHTHRKQRRKPTFFTRRNIVGCRIQHGWKEGNEPVEQWKGTVLEQVSVKPTLYIIKYDGKDSVYGLELLLDKRVLALEILPERVPTPHIDSRLADSLIGKAVGHVFEGEHGTKDEWKGMVLARAPVMDTWFYITYEKDPVLYMYTLLDDYKDGDLRIIPDSNYYFPTAEREPGEVIDSLVGKQVEHAKDDGSKRTGIFIHQVVAKPSVYFIKFDDDIHIYVYGLVKTP, from the coding sequence ATGTCGCCCCCGACCGTGCCTCCGATGGGCGTAGATGGCGTGTCCGCATACCTGATGAAAAAAAGACATACCCACAGGAAACAGCGGCGTAAGCCCACTTTCTTCACCCGTAGGAACATCGTGGGCTGCCGCATTCAACATGGCTGGAAGGAAGGGAATGAACCAGTGGAGCAGTGGAAGGGCACTGTGCTCGAGCAAGTCTCCGTGAAGCCCACTCTCTACATaatcaaatatgatggcaaagaTAGTGTGTATGGACTAGAACTTCTCCTTGATAAGAGAGTTTTGGCACTAGAAATCCTTCCTGAGAGAGTGCCAACTCCTCACATCGATTCACGCTTGGCAGATTCCTTGATAGGCAAGGCAGTGGGGCATGTGTTTGAGGGCGAGCATGGCACCAAAGATGAATGGAAGGGCATGGTCCTGGCTCGAGCCCCCGTGATGGACACTTGGTTTTACATCACCTACGAGAAAGATCCCGTCCTCTATATGTACACGCTGCTGGATGACTACAAAGATGGTGACCTGCGCATCATTCCAGATTCCAACTACTATTTCCCTACAGCAGAACGGGAGCCGGGAGAGGTGATAGACAGCCTCGTGGGCAAGCAGGTGGAGCACGCCAAAGATGACGGGTCCAAGAGAACAGGCATTTTCATCCATCAAGTCGTGGCCAAGCCGTCAGTCTACTTCATTAAATTTGATGATGATATTCACATTTATGTCTATGGTTTGGTGAAAACTCCCTAA